In the Primulina tabacum isolate GXHZ01 chromosome 15, ASM2559414v2, whole genome shotgun sequence genome, CTTGTACACAGAGAAATTTGTTGGTTTTAAATTGGCATTTCTTGAATACCTTGATTTTAGCGATGAAGTCAACAATCAAAATAAAAGATGACACACCAGAGAACCTGGCTTTATGATATTGTTGTTCTTGGAACAACAGTgacatgaaataaattaaagcaGGACTTTTCTTTCATCTGTAAAAATAGCAGGAATGAGTGTATCTTCAATTTCactttcaaataattatttttgtcgCAATTCTTGCTCTGTGCAGGACATAAAATTTGCTGTGCACGCACATCCAACCTTATCCGAAGTTCTAGATGAGCTCTTCAAATCAGCAAAGGTAATCTTATGGTTCTAAATTATAAGAAGCACCACTAACAGTTGTGAATTCAGTTGTCATCTTGGCGCGCTCATGAGTTTTATGCCACAAAAGGTGGCTGGCTCATCATATTGACTTAATCTAGATGTCGCCTGTAACCACATATATGATGCTTTTATATGTATCAGTCTGTtgttcaaaaatctaaaaagGGCCTGTAAGATCTATCCAGAACCCCTCCTTGGATCATGAATTGAACAATTAAAACAATCTTTATGCTTAAAAATAATAACCACGGTAACAATTATGCATTTTTGCTTTGCAGTCATACATGATCCTATCTGCAAAAGTAACCAACTTTCTTGCATATTATTTCTACTTCAGGTTAAAATAGGTGCTCCCGGTCAGGTGGTTGAGCCAGTTCCAGTCTAAGATTCCTGTATAATTTTAACAGTCCGGAGAACGTGATTGGGCTCGATTTAAAAGCTGCACATTTTTTCAGAGGAAGTGCTGGATGGAGTGTTATGCATGATACTTGCGATGGCTTCTCATTTACTGATATTTATTATCCGCTCAAGTTTATCACGAAAACTTGTTCACATTTTTGTTACCGTAGGAACTCTATTTCTTCAAATGATATAGCTTTAATTTCTTTTGGATGGAAAGTATGCGTCGATTTTCGATTTGCAAGGTGCACAAAAGGGATGAAGACGTCGTTGCCTAGTTTCACAAATATTATTGGCTGCTAATATTGATGAGTTAAATTTTGAAGAAATTGAAAGAATCAATTGAatctattttaatttaaaagtttcTCTAAGAAAAACTCATCTGCTCAAAATCTACTGATGATATTCCAAAATTATCCTCGATTAATTTGCTTGAAATTACAATTTTTAcgacaaaaataatatcataataaaaAAGCGTacacatgtttaaataattaatacacAATTGTTAAAAAAAGTGATAATTTTCCACGGAATTTATATTATTACTGTTATAATCGTGacagtaaataattttaatgattttggatgaatATAATAGATCGTTGACCAGGTGGATTATTTTGTATacagattttatttaaatagatttattagatgatattatattttatactcttcattataaaattttatagagttaatttttaataattttttcagGTTGATTTTCGGACAAAAGTACCGTCCCGGTCCCGCAAAATATAATCATTTCCGACGCAacttttttacaaaaatattaaatacacCATCGTTACCATCGCAATTCGCAAGCAATTTCTGACCGTTTTTTACATATCACAAATTAATTCAAGATACATACTTAAATGAGATCACTTGAAAACAATCCACCCAACAGAACAGAGGCAACAGACCAATGGGAATATCAAAATCTGAATTTCAAGTAAGAGTATTTTGAGATtagaaaactaaaataaaataaaaaatagctTGCAACACACGCGCCATTGATTCAAATCTCCCTGAGAGTGAAAATGTAAAAACAAAATGAGATGGAAGAAATATAAGAAGAATAAGACTACAATAACGCACCATTAAAAGGCAACGAATGCCCATTACAGCTATTTTGCTCAAAGAAGATGCAGAAGAAACTCTGCACATCCACGCTAGAAAGCCCGCAAAGAGAGATCAATTACGACAGTAATCCTCATACTACAACAAACACCTCCTAAATCACTTTTTCGACGACCCGAAGCCCCCAAATCCCATCATAGCTGCGATATCAGGGTCTATCTCGTGTTCCTCCTCTGCTGTTTTCTCTTTCTGAATAAGGGATTTTGGTAAACAATTAGTGATCGTATACGGTAGACTATTTGAGAAATCATACCAGAAGTAACAAAAGATAGACTAAGCACCGacctttttctctttttttttctctttttttaggCGCTTCCTTTCCTCCTCTTCTTGCTGTTGTTTCAGGATTCTCTCATCAAAATCTTAAATGAAAATAGCCAGGGTGTACTATAAGTAAGTCGCTCATCATCAAAGGCTAACAATATAGATTAAAAGTTAGGCACAACGTGTAGTTGTTCAACATTGATTGGATAAAATCTCCGAAAGTTATATATATGAACTTGAAAATTCTCATCCCTTGAGCTAGTTTTTGGGTTAGTTAGTGGTTTAAGTCTCGatcttaacatgatatcagagCCCAGGTTCCACCGTTACATGTTGGACTGAACATAGTTAACACTTGTAAACTTCACGTTCCAGTGCTGTCTCACATCGATTCAATAAAATCCCTGAGATTAACATATATGAATTTGGATAATCATTtctttgagctagcttttgggattTAGTTAGGTCCAAATCTCAAACTTAACACAGCGAACACAAGCATGATCAACTGTCAATTGTGAGACAAAGATGATAATGGCCTACAGATCCTCATATTTGGTTATGATCGTATCTCAAACTTAACACAGCGAACACAAGCATGATCAACCGTCAACTGTGAGACAAGATGATAATGGCCTACAGATCCTCATATTTGGTTATGATCGTCATCATGCTTTTATACCCAGCAGGAACCCATAATTCTTGTGATGAAATATTAGATAATGGGTGCCCGACCTttcaccaaaatttcagccATAGCACGGATATATTGACATATTTACCTAAATATTCGTCACCAACAAGAAGATACCAAACCTTAAGAGTACAGCATAGCCGCATAGGTTTATAGCCTAATTTCAGCCATAGCACGGATATATTGACATATTTTACCTAAATATCCGTCAGCATAACCGCATAGGTTTTTAGTCTAACGGTCAAATATACATTGTTGGAAGGTTATATCAGTCAGAGTACAAAGATTACCTGGATTAACAGTAATCTACCCCACAAACCAAAAATCATATTAAGAACAGCAGTGTTTAATACTCGAAAATTATCACCGAATTCATCTATCATGTTATTATCCGATCACCTCAACCAATATTGCTCCAAGTGcgcaaaaattttaattatccaAATGGAAATACAGATTCTAAATCTGGGACATATTAGACTAATTTAACCATCTCATTCTAAGTCTTACCTTGTTCTGAAAACCCTTCAGTATCTTTCCGCTTTTTGAGAACTTCAAACCGCTGCTGGACCTGTTCACCAAGGAATATTAAAAGTTAAAACCATATACAGTTGCACAACAAATATAGTTCTGTGGTCAGAGATAGGCAATTATTATGTGATTTGTTCAAAATTTCCATTCTCGGGCATGGAATAGACACTATATGCTGGTAACTAGCTCATTTATGAAGCAAGGGAAAAAAAGATTTTCAAGATACTTGTGTGTTGAATTCTGCAGAATGCAGGGATCCAAACATGAACACTTGTATTAACCATCAGTGCTAGAAAAGGTCCTTTGTTTCAACAAATTAGTGCACACCTTTTAGTCCCTCATGATGCATGTCGATTGATGATCAAAATACAATCATGCCACAAAAATgaggataaaaatatcatagataaaagcaaaaacaaaaagacaatTATTTAAATCCTCGACCACAATAAATCATTCTTATAACCCCAAAAATTAATGCATGAACTATTTGTAGCACTATTACAGTTCTTTATACATAAATAATCATGAATAAAACAGCTCAAAGGTGAGGTCGAGGGATGAGGTAACATAGGTAACATAAATAGTTCCACGGAAGGGGTTTGATCCTCCCCTCTAGAAACAAAAAGAGTCGAGAAACAACCTAAGACCCTCCCTATTCAAACCATAGTCTTCATGCCTTGACTGTTCTACAAATGCCAATATGAACCAACCAACAAACAAAAACAAGTGTTATTTGTCTCAGAATGCACAGAACATCATAATGCAGTATCTACACCATTTTGTCAATGAAAGTATAGTAAGTTGGTATATGAACAATGGGGTACAAGTTACATGGTCTTGATCATCACTCATAAATTGGCTCAATCTGACACCATGTAGGCTAAAAGCAACATGCAGAACAACTTAATCAGTAATGAATAACCTCAAAAATCATCAAGAGATAAAAAACCATTCAAGGCCTACCTGCTCTAAAGTCGCCCTTTCAGCACGCATAGACATACCCAATGCTCGTTGATCTACGAAAAAGAATACAAAAACATGCCAGTAATTGTAAATCACATCAGATAAAGAATAAACAAACAAATCTTATTGTAAATTATAAGAAGACATACGCTTCTTTCCATTTATATGATCCAAGTAGTTTGCAGAATCTTTTACTACACACTCACAAACTGAGCAAAAGTATCCCGCCTGAAATAAAATTGATTAATTTATATggtaaaaagaataaaaactgaaTTACACAGAAACTTTGTGTACACCATAATTTCTTCACACTTTTCGGAAGATTGAATCAACAAGGTGGGACAAGCAAATTAACAAATACAAAGTAGATTGCAAAAAGTAAGATTTCCttgacataaacatttaaaagaacataaataaaaaaattcccaATAATCAATTTTATTGGAGATTTTACCCCAACTTCGTTATGCCTTGTGTAGCCGATACAGATAAATGAATACTAAAAGAAATAACTATTTAGCCTGCAAAAGAATTAACCCATTCAACAATAAAAATTGAATATGAAAAGATGCTACTTGCTAGCACCCCCAAAAAATTGAACATGAAAAAATGTTCAGCACCCCAAACAAATTGTCATGGGAAATGCTTTTTATTCTCTGAAGATGAATCATTCATGAATCACGTGATTTAAAACTGTAGATTACGATAAATCTGATGAGAATTTAAATTGATATCAATAAGTTTGTATTGATGTAATAGGATATGATAATCTTGTAAATTTGGTAGGGtaatattttctaatatttgtTTCTCCTTAATAGTTGGGATTTGATATATCCTTTGTAACTATAAATTCATGTATTTTTCAATAAAGAGAtacaagtttttctctcaatatttttctcatggtatcagagcactaATGTTTCAATACATCCTACACTAATATGTCTTCAACTTCATCCGTCTCTTCTGAAGAAACCATGCCAGAAAAAACTCTTGGGCATGTCACTACTTTTTCCGGTAGTGACATTTCTTCAATCCAGATCACTACCCACAAATTAAATGGGCGTAATTACCTTCAGTGGGCTCAATCGGTAAAAATCGTTATTTGTGGGCGTGGGAAACTTGGTTACCTCACTGGGGAATTAAAGCCACCAACGCAATCTGACCCAACACATAAGAATTGGTTGGCTGAAAATTCCATCGTTCTTGCTTGGCTAATCAACTCGATGGAGCCTGAAATCAATCGGTGCTATCTATGGTTTCACACAGCCAAGGAAGTGTGGGATGCTGCTCGCCGGATGTACTCCGACCTTGGAAATGCATCCCAAATCTATGAGCTCCTATCAAAATTGAAGGATATGAAGCAAGGGGAAAAATCTgtaacgaaatatttttcagaccTCCAAGATATTTGGCAAGAACTGGACCTGTTTCGTGATGATTCCTCGTCTTGTGCAGACTGCAGCATCAAGATCAAGAGTAATCTTGAGAAAGAACGGGTCTTTGATTTTCTAACTGGGCTTAATCGCAATCTTGATGATGTTCGTGGCCGGGTAGTTGCTAGAGACCCATTTCCATCTCTCGACGATGCCTTTGCGGAAGTTCGACGTGAAGAGATGCGAAGAAAAGTCATGTTTTCTGATGATTCACCAACCCCACCACCTGCTCCTGATGTGTCTGCATTAGCCACACAAAAAGCTGCATTTCCTGGCCAACATTTCCACAAACGGCCTTGGTGTGATCATTGTTAACGTCCAGGCCATACCAAAGACAAGTATTGGACGATTTATGGCAAACCAGCCAATTGGCAGCCCAAGAAAAAGAATGAACAGCATGGTTATCAAGCCCTATCTGTTAAAGAACAACCTGGAAACTCAGAAAATTCTGCTCCTTTCCCCAATGAGCAGATTGCACAGATTGAAGAATATTGTCGATTCATCCGCCAGGTCTCACTTAATCCACCGCAAAACAAAACTGTTGGTTTTGTTCTATGACTCAATCTGGTAATCTTTTCTCGGCCCTCCGATCTTATTCCATTGGTTCTTGGATTGTTGATTCCGGGCCTCTGACCATATGACTAgcgattttaatttattttgcacTTATAAACCCTGTTCTGCCCATACTTCTGTGAAAATTGCTAATGGTTCAATGACTCCAGTTGCTGGTTTTGGTAGCATACGTTTATCTAAGGATGTCATCCTAAAGTCAGTTTTCCATGTTCCTGCCCTAACTTGCAATCTGATCTCAGtgagtaaattcacacttgacAATAATTGTATTGCTAAATTTGTTCCTTTGTCATGTCAATTTCAGGACCTACTATCGGGGAAGACGATTGGCAGTGCTAGGATTCACAATGGACTTTACTACCTAGAGATTCCTCAAGAATTTCTTCCAACTCGAGTGTCTAACGTTGCTTCTATCTCTGATTCTAGTATTAGGACAATAATGTTATGGCATCATAGACTCGACCATCCTTGTTTCTCATATCTCAAAAAATTGTTTCAATCTTTATTCAATAATAAAAGTCTTGATTTGCTTCAGTGTGATATTTGTCATTTAGCTAAGCACACTCGTAATTTCTTTCCTCCAAAAACATATACACCAACCGCTCCATTTTCTCTTATTCATAGTGATCTTTGGGGTCCTTCACCAAGTGCTACGTCAAATGGCAAAAAATGGTTCCTCACATTCATTGATGACCATACTCGACTCACGTGGGTGTATCTTATCAATAATAAATCTGACACAAGCAAAATTTTCAAAGATTTCCACAGAATGATTCAAACTCAATTTCATACCCATATTCAAACTCTTAGAACCGACCATGGTAAAGAATATTTCAATACCATTCTAGGTGATTATCTGTTGGATAACGGGATTCTTCATCAAAGCTCTTGTGTTGatactcctcaacaaaatggcgTATCCGAAAGAAAGAATCGTCATTTGTTGGAAGTCGCACGTGCCCTAATGTTCACCATGAATATTCCTAAGTATCTTTGGGGGGATGCCATTCTCACTGCTGCTTATCTCATCAATCGCTTACCAAGCCGCACTTTGAAACACCTTTATCCCTTCTTCTTAAAAAATATCCACATGTGTCTACTTCAAATAATCTTCCCTTAAAAACCTTTGGTTGTACGGCCTTCGTTCATGTCCACAATCACAACAGAAGTAAACTTGATCCTCGATCCATGAAGACTGTGTTCATTGGTTATTCTTCCACTAAAAAAGGTTATAAATGCTACTGCCCACACACAAAGAAGACCTACGTCTCTCGTGATGTCACCTTCCTTGAAAACACTCCTTACTTTCCTCCACCTTCGCTTCAAGGGCGAACCTAGATACAGAATCTTGGTGGGATACTCCATCTCTTCCCATATGTGATCCACTCCATGAGATTCCTCGAACACCAAACACAAACTATTCTCAAAATTCTCACACAGATTCTCAGGCACATATCCCAATACAGGAAACAGAGTAAGAATCAACACTGTCACAGGAGTTAAAAGTCTACTCAAGACGGAACAAACCTCAGGCAACTAAAGACATTGTGAATCCTAACAACAGTCAAGAGGATGAACCGGTAGTGGATCCTCAGTCAAATACTACccttgactttgatctacctatAGCAGTCAGAAAAGGTAAGAGATCTTGTACCCAACATCCTATCTCAAATTTTGTATCTTACTCAAATTTATCTTCATCATTCCGTGCCTTTACCTCAAGATTGTCTAGTACAATAATTCCCGGGTCTGTTCAAGAGGCACTTGTTATGCCTGAATGGAGAAATGCCGTCCTTGAGGAAATGAAGGCCTTGAAAATGAATAATACTTGGAATCTGGTCGAATTACCACAAGGAAAAACTACGGCGGGATGCAAATGGGTATTTACTGTTAAATATAGGGCAGATGGCTCGATTGAAAGATACAAGGCCCGACTTGTGGCTAGAGGCTTCACTCAAACATATGGCATTGATTATACTGAAACGTTTGCTCCTATTGCCAAAATCAATACTATTCGAATTCTGTTATCCTTGGCAGCAAATTTTGATTGGCCATTGCACCAATTAGATATCAAAAACGCATTTCTGAACGGGGATCTTGAAGAGGAAGTTTACATGAGTCAACCTCCGGGATTTGAAGAAAGGTTGGGGAGTCAGACTGTTTGCAAACTTAACAAATCTCTTTATGGGTTGAAGCAGTCACCTCGTGCCTAGTTTGAAAAATTCTCTCAAGTAATCAAAAAATTAGGATATGTTCAAGGACAAACAGATCATACACTCTTCTTTAAACATTCTGAGAAAGGAAAAATCACCATTCTCAtagtgtatgttgatgacatcattCTCACTGGAGATAACAATGATGAAATGGAGATGATTAAGTTGATGATGGCAAAACAATTTGAAGTCAAAGATCTTGGAACAGTGAAGTATTTTTTAGGTATGGAAATCGCTAGGAGCAAGAAAAGAATCTCTGTCTCTCAAAGAAAATACATTTTAGATCTCCTGAAGGAAACAGGTATGTTGGGGTGTAAACCACGTCATACACCTATTGATCCAGGGaacaaaggaaaaatgtttGAGGGTGGACCAGTGAATAAAGAGAGTTATCAACGTCTTGTTGGAAAACTCATTTATCTTTCACATACTCGCCCTGATATTGCCTTTGCAGTAAGCTTAGTAAGCCAATACATGCATTCACCTTGCCAAGGTCATCATAATGCAGTATAcagaattttgagatatcttaAACAAACTTTAGGAAGAGGATTATTTCTTGAGAAAACTAATGATAGAAGGGTTACTGCATTCATTGATTCTGATTGGGCTGGATCCATCACTGATAGAAAGTCAACTTCGGGTTATTGTACACTTATCTGGGGAAATCTAGTGACATGACGCAGCAAGAAACAGTCAGTTGTTGCAAGAAATAGTGCTGAAGCTAAGTATAGAGCTATGGCCCATGGAGTATGTGAACTCATTTGGATTAAAAGAATAATGAAAGAACTAAAGATACAGTTTGAAGGTCCTATGAGGTtattttgtgacaataaatCAACTATCAGCATTGCTCACAATCTTGTTCACcatgataaaactaaacatgttGAAGTTGATCGGCATTTCATTAAAGAAAAACTCGAGGAAGGAATTCTAAGTGTTGAATATGTTCTCACTTCTCATCAGCTAGCTGATCTACTTACAAAAGGACTTTCAGAACAGACTCATGAACTTCTCGTTGACAAGCTTGGTCTCATCAACATCTATAGCAAAGCTTGAGGGGGAGTGTAGATTACGATAAATCTGATGAGAATTTAAATTGATATCAATAAGTTTGTATTGATGTGATAGGATATGATAATCTTGTAAATTTGGTAGGAtaatattttctaatatttgtTTCTCCTTAATAGTTGGGATTTGATATATCCTTTGTAACTATAAATTCATGTATTTTTTCAATAAAGAGAtacaagtttttctctcaatatttttctcaaaaacattaagttgttaaaaatttatatagGATCCTAATCCCATGggaatccattcagtaaaattcaAGTCGTGTCCCAACACAATCTAAAGAGCTAGAGTCCTTTCTCAGTAGAAAGAAATACTTATTCACTATTCAGTTTAAGTTGCACCACTTTCACATGAATTAGGGATAATCTGAATGACTTTTACCACTGAAGATAATACTACCAACACAAGTGCGATAAGATAATTATCAATAGCTACCTGCTGACTTAGAGGTGCAATGGGCGTCACAACCTGCAAAAACAATAAAGAACACCGTGCATCAAAATATATATCTAATTGTGCATGCTAAAATACTGCGCTATTTGCCAACGAGAACAATGGAAAAccacaaaaaaaaaaggagagagCGGACTTCATATATAGGgaaaattaaaatcaaactcCATCAAactaaactttcaaatttttacCATGGCATGGGTATTCTATTATTCTCCATTAAGACAACATTAATCATAAATGCAGAAAGAAGaataataacattataataTCAGTAGAATTATGAAAGAGTTGAGAAAAATCTGAGCTTTCTACGCCTGTTACAGTCAAACGCACTTGAATCCTGACATTGCCCATTCTTTTACGTCATTTCAAACGTATGAACTCCAAGGAGACATGAGATTACAATGAAGAACAAAAGTAACATGAAATGACAGTGTTATCATTTTATGAAAGGAAACAGTTGTTTGTTTATTTGTCGGAATCGATCGTACAGCATCACTATGGATCTGTTAGTAGGGTTCTATATGATGTATTTATCCAAACACAAAAATTTGCTCCAGGCGTGCCAATACTGTGACAGGCAAACATTAAGAAACAGGAATTTTAGGCACCCAAAAGAACACTCCATCGATGTTTTGCTACCGGAGATATGATGAACAGTAGTGTCACTGATTCCAGGAACCAACATCTACCAATCTCCCATCCAAAAGTTTCAACATTGACACGCCACTTATTAGTTATGCATCAGAGAACAAATGCAAATTGATTGTGACGAGGAAGAGCGAGAATTTCAAAGTACAGAAGCAAACGCTAACCTGGGTCTTTCCGAGGCGTGATTCGAGGTCCACTTCATAATCTCTGTGCTTCAAAGGTTTCCGCTGGACTATGGGACCCCGTGCTGAAAAATCCAAATGCCGAGCTTTAGCACAACAGACTAACCCAGTTTTTTTATTCACACAACTAAGCATAAAAAACATCCAAATAACTACCAAAACCAAACTCTTACATTTTGACTTTGCATTGCCCTGAGCCTCCTGCACGGAAGAACATGAATAAGCACATCACCATAATTAAGTGGAGGATAAAACAAGAAGCATATTAAAAAAGCGTAAAATCAATTAAGCTTGTGTCAAGTAACAGCGAAACCTTATCTTCACGCTCGCGAGCTCGTTGTAGATACTCCTCTCTATCGAATTTTTTTCTA is a window encoding:
- the LOC142528051 gene encoding uncharacterized protein LOC142528051, translating into MPQSGNVAAGVDNTFRKKFDREEYLQRAREREDKEAQGNAKSKSRGPIVQRKPLKHRDYEVDLESRLGKTQVVTPIAPLSQQAGYFCSVCECVVKDSANYLDHINGKKHQRALGMSMRAERATLEQVQQRFEVLKKRKDTEGFSEQDFDERILKQQQEEEERKRLKKEKKKEKKKEKTAEEEHEIDPDIAAMMGFGGFGSSKK